From Bradyrhizobium sp. AZCC 1610:
TCGCAAGGGAAGATCTCCGTGATGACGCCGGTCGGAACAGCCCTAATTGGCCTGCGGACCGGACACTCGATCACGTGGGAAACGCCCCTCGGAGAGACGCGGCAACTCACCGTAATCTCGGTCCGCAAACTTCATCGGCACTGACGCGATGCTTGGCCGTGCGACGTTGTAAACCCGTCGCACGGAAGCGTTGTATACATTGCCTGCCCTACTCGCCTTGCCCGCATTTACCTCACATGGGCTTTTCGAGTTGCGATACTTTCCTATCGGCGAGCATTGCCGAACTCGGCGTGGAGCGAACAACCGTTATACTCCTTCGATCGCCGCTTGCAGTGCACCATTCGACCGACGCGCCTTCCGACAGTCCAATCAAGGCCGCGCCCAGCGGGCTCAACACCGAAACCGTGTTCGGTTCGCAAGACGTTTCGTCTGGCAGGGCGAGGACTATTCGCCTGTTCGCGCCGGCGACGTTGTCCCGTACATCTACGCATGAGTTGACAGCTACAACATTCGTTGGAAGCTGATCATTAGGGACAATTGTCGCTCGATAGATCTCCCGCAATACGTTTGACGCAGCCGGCGCCATGCGACTATTCGTCAGCGCGGAGGTGGCAATAGTGTACAGATTCTCTCGATCCGTCTCTGAAATAATGACCGGGGGAAGCGTCACGGGATGATGGTAGTCGGCGGCATTCATTTTCCAGACTCCTGTCGTATCCAGCCACGCAATTCTCGCTTACCACTCGCTTTCTACAAGCGAAAAAAATTGCGCCTCGGGCCCAAAACAATTGCTGCAATCCTCGAGACCAGCAGGTTGCTCGACAATCAGAAGACGTCTAGCGTTCGTCGCGGAGCCGATGTCCGGGAGGCTACCCATGGAAGACCGACTCTTGGCTGAGAGAATTCTCGATCAAATTGCCGATGCCGTTGTCTACGCAAACCGATCGGGCGAAATTGTCCGATGGAACCGCGCTACGACGAGTATGTTTGGCTTCTCCGCGGAAGAGGCGCTCGGCCGTAGCCTCGATCTGATCATTCCAGAGCATCTGCGCGCCTCGCACTGGAGCGGCTTTAACGCGGCGATGACAACGGGCGTAACGAAGCTTCAAGGTCGTCCGACGTTGACCCGGGCGCTGCACAAAAGCGGACGCAAACTCTACGTCGAGATGACCTTTGCCATCGTCAAGGTCGACGAAGGCGAAGTGCTTGGTTCGGTCGCCGTGGCACGCGACGTCACCGAACGCGTCGAGCGAGAGCGCTCCGCAGTCCGCACGACCTGAGAGGGATCGTAGCCATGCAGGACAAATCCTCTTCCATTACCAGATCGATCTTTAGTCATGGCCGGTGTTGAGGCGCATACGCGATGTCGACAATTCCCGCTGCTACATGAGTGATGAGATCCTGTGGACATCGACATGAACGCGAAGAGCAATGTTCGAGTATGAACGTCGCATCCGCCGAACCCAGTTGAGCAAGAGAGACTGCCACAGGGACCTCGCTACCCACCGGCAAGCACCGCGCGATTTCCGGCTGGCACGGCCACTTGCTGGTGCACGTGGCCAGAGTTGCACAAAGCTTGGTGCGAAACGCAGAAATTGCTGTTCGGCTGGGGCCAGAGACGCTCCGGCTTTGTTCCGGACAAAACGCGGACGCCCAAGCTGTTCAAGCGTACCCAAGCGCTGATGGTTGTTTGACCGACATGTAGTCACTCGGCAGCCTTGATGAAGCTTGCCGTCGAGGCGATCTCCAAAAACGTCCCAGCCAATTCGATGTCCAGGGACCTCATCTAGCATGACAATTACATTCAAATGTGAATTAAATTGTTTTGCATGCTGCATCCTTCGATGAGAGACTATTGGCATCTCCATTCGTGCGCAGGCTTTTGTTGTCGATCGACGACTTGCTCAGATCCAGCTTCCATTGTGTTGGCTTAAGCTTGTTTGCCAGCGAACGTATTGTAGAGGAACAGCTGGGCCACTTGGAGGCGGTGTCGACCATCAGCCTGCATAGGTACATGACCCCGTTGCTCCAAATAGGCGAACCGCCCCGTCCTGATCCATTTTTCGCTGAGGAACGGATGCCCCTGCTGGTTCAACTCGCCTGTCGGAGATTGGAACGGAAAGGCGCTACCCATGCGAAGACTTAGCCCCGGCCAAATCGCTCTTATCGCAGTTCTCGTTGCCTTGCTCATTCTCACTGGCATATGGGCAACGATGGTATGGAACTCCTCCGGCGACGTCGTGATGGATAAGCACGGCTGGATCGCCCTCGGTCTCGGCACATTCTTTTCGCTTCTCATTGGATGCGGTCTGATGGCCCTCATGTTTTTCAGCAGCCGCAGCGGTCACGACGATGCGGCCGATCCGTTTAGGAAACGGAGGGAGCCGCCCGCCGAGTAAAGCCGCCTGGAGGCCTCTTGCTGGTCAATGTCAGTCTTTGGCCTAGCCGAACAGGGCCATCGCCCGTCGTTACGTCGCGACCAATCCAATTGTCGATATCGTGAAGATCATGAGTAGGCCTATGGCTACGAAAGCAGCGTCGATGTCCAACATCCCGCTCGATCCGATTTTGACACCAATGCTTTGAGGCACACCGGAATTGTTAACGTCGACAACGAGTGCTGATCGATCAGACGCCTCACCGTCGTACTATCAATCCGCAAATGACTTGGACCTGCTAGCATGAAGGTTCATCATCCTTATGCGCGCTCCTTCAATGCTATCGGCCAATGTTATCGGCGCGATGTTCATCAACGTCGCTGACCAATTTCACGTCAGCGTGTTCACAGCGTCACCCAATACCGCTCGCTCACCCGCGAAGTGGAAGACGGAGCCCGCGCAACATACGCATATCGCACACTGCGCCACTCCAACTCTTTCAAGTAACAACTTTCTTGATGCAAACTGACAATACTTTTCGCTTGTAGAACTTGGCCAAATAGCAAGTAGTTGTGCGCGGCAGCCCAAGCAACACGCGGTCCGAAGAGTAAGACGGCTGCAGATCCTCATCTCGTTCTCGCAGGGAAACGAAATCATGCGGAAAGCCCGGTTAGGCCAACAAGCGGACTTAGACGACACGACCCAACATTTCGCGTCCTCTCCTCGCAG
This genomic window contains:
- a CDS encoding PAS domain-containing protein is translated as MEDRLLAERILDQIADAVVYANRSGEIVRWNRATTSMFGFSAEEALGRSLDLIIPEHLRASHWSGFNAAMTTGVTKLQGRPTLTRALHKSGRKLYVEMTFAIVKVDEGEVLGSVAVARDVTERVERERSAVRTT
- a CDS encoding GreA/GreB family elongation factor, translating into MNAADYHHPVTLPPVIISETDRENLYTIATSALTNSRMAPAASNVLREIYRATIVPNDQLPTNVVAVNSCVDVRDNVAGANRRIVLALPDETSCEPNTVSVLSPLGAALIGLSEGASVEWCTASGDRRSITVVRSTPSSAMLADRKVSQLEKPM